The Chryseobacterium nakagawai genome has a segment encoding these proteins:
- a CDS encoding metallophosphoesterase family protein, producing the protein MKIALFSDIHANLPALEAFFEDVEKRNPDSIYCLGDLVGYNIWANEVVNEIRKRKIPTIAGNYDFGIGRMSNDCGCAYKTDGEKDNGKISISFTNSIMKDEERAYLRTLPAHIKVEFQLNEDKLNLLLVHGSPRKINEYLFEDREEKSMLRIMEQADADIMCFGHTHKPYHRILNSGIDGQNHFRHAINIGSVGKPKDSDVRGGYIMLTINEDSSVLDKDSISVEFIRFDYDIEKAAKAVEESPLPNEYAENLRRGY; encoded by the coding sequence ATGAAAATTGCATTATTCAGCGACATTCACGCCAACCTACCTGCATTAGAAGCATTCTTTGAAGATGTAGAAAAAAGAAACCCCGATAGTATTTATTGCTTAGGCGATTTGGTAGGCTATAACATTTGGGCAAATGAAGTAGTAAACGAAATCCGTAAAAGGAAAATACCAACGATTGCAGGGAATTATGATTTTGGCATTGGACGTATGAGCAACGATTGCGGATGTGCGTACAAAACAGACGGAGAAAAAGACAATGGGAAAATCTCTATTTCATTTACCAACTCTATTATGAAAGATGAAGAAAGAGCCTATTTGCGTACACTTCCAGCACATATCAAGGTAGAATTTCAATTGAATGAGGATAAGCTCAATTTATTATTAGTACACGGAAGTCCAAGAAAAATAAACGAATACTTATTTGAGGATAGGGAAGAAAAAAGTATGCTTAGGATAATGGAACAAGCTGATGCAGACATTATGTGTTTTGGGCATACACACAAGCCATACCACCGTATTTTAAATTCCGGTATTGACGGACAAAACCATTTTAGACACGCCATAAATATAGGTTCGGTAGGAAAGCCCAAAGACAGTGATGTAAGAGGTGGTTATATAATGCTTACAATCAATGAAGATAGTTCTGTATTGGATAAAGACAGTATCAGTGTAGAATTTATACGCTTTGATTATGATATTGAAAAAGCAGCAAAAGCAGTTGAAGAAAGCCCATTGCCAAACGAATATGCAGAAAATTTAAGGAGAGGTTATTAA
- a CDS encoding DUF6428 family protein, which yields MKLSKIKEILPALDNVEFQLANGAFVPEHFHVTEVGIITKHFIDCGGTIRNEKVVNFQLWNANDFEHRLKPTKLLNIIKLSEEKLGIEDAEIEVEYQSETIGKYDLDFNGNHFVLKNKQTTCLASDACGIPAEKQKVNLVELKDACCTPNSGCC from the coding sequence ATGAAACTATCAAAAATCAAAGAAATCTTACCAGCATTAGATAATGTTGAATTTCAATTAGCGAACGGAGCATTTGTACCGGAGCATTTCCACGTTACAGAAGTAGGCATTATTACAAAACACTTCATTGATTGTGGCGGAACTATAAGAAATGAAAAAGTTGTCAATTTCCAATTATGGAACGCTAACGATTTTGAACACCGATTAAAGCCAACCAAACTATTAAACATCATTAAACTATCTGAAGAAAAACTGGGTATCGAAGATGCCGAGATAGAGGTAGAATACCAAAGCGAAACGATTGGTAAATATGATTTGGATTTTAACGGGAACCATTTTGTATTAAAGAACAAACAAACCACTTGCCTGGCAAGTGATGCCTGCGGCATTCCTGCGGAAAAACAAAAAGTGAACTTAGTAGAATTAAAAGATGCTTGCTGTACGCCTAATTCGGGATGTTGTTAA
- a CDS encoding ArsR/SmtB family transcription factor: MGVTKTEIFTEQQNSLATTLKALAHPARIAILQYIIKQKACICNDLVEELGLAQATISQHLKELKSIGIIKGSIEGTSVCYCIDENVWHKLKNELNMFFVDNVGVDKCC, from the coding sequence ATGGGCGTAACAAAAACAGAAATATTTACAGAACAGCAAAACAGCTTGGCAACCACTTTAAAGGCACTGGCTCATCCTGCCCGTATAGCTATCCTGCAATACATCATCAAGCAGAAAGCTTGCATTTGTAATGACTTAGTGGAAGAATTAGGATTGGCACAGGCTACCATTTCACAACATTTGAAAGAACTGAAAAGCATTGGCATCATCAAAGGAAGTATCGAGGGAACCAGTGTATGTTACTGCATTGATGAAAATGTTTGGCACAAGCTAAAAAATGAACTCAATATGTTCTTTGTAGATAATGTAGGGGTTGATAAATGCTGTTAA
- a CDS encoding DUF1896 domain-containing protein, which translates to MDVQQKDLSYFRLRLQELLNSSFPEKAHDQKFIDQRSSWAANAYEGAFRSGNAVEQCDEIANYILFEGLHFSKFDTVFKVVCNEFDTIMADEELRPFALKMFPVCEPVFAGYELTDDFANGNEFDVLYTELTGTISIWIEENGLQ; encoded by the coding sequence ATGGATGTACAGCAAAAAGACCTGTCGTATTTCAGATTACGACTACAAGAATTATTAAACAGCAGCTTTCCCGAAAAGGCACACGACCAAAAATTTATTGACCAACGGTCTTCGTGGGCTGCCAATGCTTATGAGGGTGCTTTCCGTTCGGGAAACGCCGTTGAGCAATGCGACGAAATAGCCAACTACATACTTTTTGAGGGCTTGCACTTCTCCAAGTTCGACACGGTTTTCAAAGTGGTATGCAATGAATTTGATACCATAATGGCAGACGAGGAACTGCGACCGTTCGCCCTGAAAATGTTCCCCGTTTGTGAGCCTGTTTTCGCAGGATATGAATTAACCGATGATTTCGCCAACGGAAATGAGTTTGATGTACTCTACACCGAACTGACCGGAACCATCTCAATATGGATTGAGGAAAATGGGCTTCAGTAA
- a CDS encoding N-6 DNA methylase: MGFSKKQHLQLNIDALRIAFKLEKEKRQATVGERLLMMRYSGFGGLKFVLNPVENEIDINHWRKTEHDLFPLTQELHQLLKENSEDDKQYRRYVDSMKSSVLTAFYTPPKVIDAISSALRDKGLHIDKFLEPSAGIGSFIQSFSENQKASVTAYEKDLLTGKILKQLYPESNIRINGFEEIPEREQNNYDIIASNIPFGDTSVFDLSYSRSRNSAKEQAARSIHNYFFLKGADMLREGGLLAYITSQGILNSPKNEPIRRALMQDNNLVSVVRLPNNLFTEYAGTEVGSDLIILQKNTAKQNLTDREDLFCQSKPTEYNTPGNALFQDGTRIIHTDQKLDTDPYGQPALIYTHKDGVEGIAKDLKQMLSEDFGNHLNLNLYKGERNDEPMIQIPIEPKVTPPVIDPAIVQQKPQLITTPVVHQESPQELKQLSIFDLFESAGEPVMVLAPPKRTTQNKRQSSNKRRGTIGRQPDLFSSARQQPYTPLKSNGATNGKSQVNSKKQEAIGDLFSQINGNGQSDKTAIPVTDINTVPEPAPYSGELQLFHRNDCLVVDNGWVGYLQEVDKEDKKAIFHPLQLPSAQKARAEAYIAVRDSYINLYQKEAEKQTEHREERETLNLLYDAFTKKYGNLNTADNAKLIKTDSAGKEIPYLERVIGGIIHKADIFSRPVSFSTTTLATDNPEEALAASLNKYGNVDLDFMSEISSLPADTLKEALHGRLFYNPLQQEYEIAERWIAGNVVEKADEVRAYLENYPDDTEAKESLTALEEARPKRIEFEELDFNLGERWIPTGIYARFASHLFDADVLVHYSESSDDFSVKCHQGNMHIWEKYAVKAESRTFDGIALLKHALVNTTPDITKKVMVGDQEVKVRDMEAIQMANTKIDEIRTAFTDWLHAQNDEFKNRLTDQYNDTFNCFVRPNYDGSHQEFPGLDRKGAGIEDLYSSQKDTVWMIKLNNGAICDHEVGAGKTLIMCTAAQEMKRLGLAHKPMIIGLKANIPAIAEDYRKAYPHAKILYPGIDDFTPKKRLRIFGDIKNNDWDCVILTHDQFGMIPQSPEIQKEILEIELDSVERNLDALKSQGKEVTRGMLAGVIKRKENLEVKLKTLQHDIENRKDDIVDFKMMGIDHLFVDESHQFKNLMFNTRHTRVAGLGNVDGSQKALNLLFAIRTIQERTNADMGATFLSGTTISNSLTELYLLFKYLRPRALEKQGIHSFDAWAAIYARKTTDYEFSVANNIVAKERFRYFIKVPELAQFYSEITDYRTAKDIGIDRPTKNEVLYNIPPTPDQEAFIQSLMQFAKTGDATLLGREPLSQREEKAKMLIATDYARKMSLDMRMVSGIYDDHPDNKASHCAVNIAKYYNQFNAQKGTQFVFSDLGTYKPGEWNVYSEIKRKLVEDHGIPAHEVRFIQEAKNDKQRKELINGMNEGKIRVLFGSTSMLGTGVNAQKRAVAVHHLDTPWRPSDLAQRDGRAIRKGNEIAKFFADNKVAVIIYAVEKSLDSYKFNLLYNKQLFIDQLKTNNLTKRTIDEGSMDEKSGMNFSEYVAILSGNTDLLDKAKLEKQIAGLESEKQAFNRSKSSAKFKVQDYMEMLQSTQSRLSRMSTDWENLQQRLQKRSDGTIENPVLLDGLPPNANPKQIGAKLNEIANKAPTAGDYREIGNLYGFQLLVKTELPKDNSTLERVNRFFITGEGNIKYTYNNGLMAKDPETAAMNFLRALEKLPGFVKQEQEKIAEIQKDLPILQEVVNGTWAKESRLSELKTELAAVERKIQLSITPETKQDASEQAEKQNEAPKVQESIIRTKGVHSPRGVL; the protein is encoded by the coding sequence ATGGGCTTCAGTAAAAAGCAACATCTCCAACTGAATATTGATGCCCTGCGAATTGCTTTTAAACTGGAAAAGGAGAAACGCCAAGCCACCGTAGGCGAAAGACTGCTAATGATGCGATACAGCGGATTTGGCGGTCTTAAATTCGTTCTGAACCCCGTAGAAAACGAAATAGACATCAATCATTGGAGAAAAACAGAACACGACCTTTTTCCATTAACGCAGGAACTCCACCAATTACTCAAAGAAAATTCCGAAGACGATAAGCAGTACCGCAGGTATGTGGACAGTATGAAAAGTTCCGTACTGACGGCTTTTTATACCCCGCCAAAGGTTATAGATGCCATTTCATCCGCCTTGCGGGATAAGGGTCTGCATATTGATAAATTCCTCGAACCCTCCGCAGGTATCGGCTCATTCATCCAATCCTTTTCGGAAAATCAGAAAGCCAGTGTTACCGCCTATGAAAAAGACTTGCTCACAGGTAAGATTTTAAAGCAGCTTTATCCTGAAAGCAATATCCGTATCAACGGTTTTGAGGAAATTCCCGAAAGGGAACAAAACAACTATGATATAATCGCCAGTAATATACCGTTCGGCGATACTTCTGTATTTGACCTTTCTTATTCACGCAGCAGAAACAGCGCAAAGGAACAGGCTGCCCGAAGCATACACAATTACTTTTTTCTGAAAGGTGCTGATATGCTCCGTGAGGGTGGTTTGTTGGCTTACATCACTTCGCAGGGCATTCTGAATAGCCCTAAGAACGAACCCATACGCAGGGCGTTGATGCAGGATAATAATTTGGTTTCGGTTGTAAGACTGCCCAACAATCTGTTTACCGAATATGCAGGTACGGAAGTGGGCAGCGACCTGATTATCCTGCAAAAAAATACGGCAAAACAAAATCTGACCGACAGGGAAGATCTGTTTTGCCAAAGCAAGCCAACCGAATACAATACGCCGGGCAATGCGCTCTTTCAGGACGGTACAAGAATTATCCATACCGACCAAAAATTAGATACCGACCCATACGGTCAACCTGCCTTAATCTATACGCATAAAGACGGTGTTGAGGGTATTGCCAAAGATTTAAAACAAATGCTTTCCGAAGATTTTGGGAACCATCTGAATTTGAATTTATACAAAGGCGAACGCAATGATGAGCCTATGATACAAATTCCGATTGAACCAAAGGTTACACCTCCGGTCATAGACCCTGCAATCGTTCAGCAAAAACCGCAGCTTATAACCACTCCGGTAGTCCATCAGGAAAGCCCACAGGAACTAAAACAACTAAGCATTTTTGACCTGTTTGAAAGTGCGGGTGAGCCTGTAATGGTGCTTGCTCCACCTAAAAGAACTACCCAAAACAAAAGGCAAAGTAGTAATAAAAGAAGAGGCACAATAGGTCGTCAACCCGACCTGTTCAGCAGTGCCAGGCAGCAACCTTATACACCGCTAAAATCCAATGGTGCTACCAATGGAAAAAGCCAAGTAAACAGCAAAAAACAGGAAGCCATCGGCGACCTGTTTTCACAAATAAACGGCAATGGCCAGTCTGATAAGACTGCCATTCCCGTTACCGATATTAACACCGTTCCTGAACCTGCTCCGTATAGCGGCGAACTGCAATTATTCCACCGGAATGATTGCCTTGTGGTGGATAACGGTTGGGTCGGCTATTTGCAAGAGGTGGATAAGGAAGACAAAAAAGCTATCTTTCATCCATTGCAATTGCCGTCGGCACAGAAAGCAAGAGCCGAAGCCTACATAGCCGTAAGGGACAGTTATATCAACCTGTACCAAAAAGAAGCTGAAAAACAGACCGAACACAGGGAAGAACGGGAAACCCTGAACCTGCTGTACGATGCCTTTACCAAAAAATACGGCAATCTCAATACTGCCGACAATGCCAAGCTGATAAAAACAGACAGTGCAGGTAAAGAAATCCCCTATCTGGAGCGTGTCATTGGCGGCATAATCCATAAAGCGGATATTTTCAGCCGTCCGGTCAGTTTCTCTACTACCACGTTAGCAACCGACAATCCCGAAGAGGCTTTAGCTGCCTCCCTGAACAAATACGGAAATGTGGATTTGGACTTTATGTCCGAAATCAGCAGCCTGCCTGCCGATACCCTGAAAGAAGCCCTGCACGGGCGGTTGTTCTACAATCCGCTACAACAGGAATATGAAATAGCCGAACGTTGGATTGCAGGCAACGTGGTGGAGAAAGCAGATGAAGTAAGAGCCTATCTCGAAAACTATCCCGATGATACCGAAGCCAAAGAAAGCCTTACCGCTTTAGAGGAAGCCCGACCAAAACGTATCGAATTTGAGGAACTGGATTTTAACCTCGGCGAACGGTGGATACCTACCGGAATTTATGCCCGTTTCGCTTCGCATTTGTTCGATGCGGATGTACTGGTTCATTACTCCGAAAGCTCCGACGACTTTTCCGTAAAGTGTCATCAGGGCAATATGCACATTTGGGAAAAATATGCGGTCAAAGCGGAAAGCCGCACGTTTGACGGTATTGCCCTGCTTAAACACGCTCTTGTCAATACCACGCCTGATATTACCAAAAAAGTAATGGTTGGCGACCAAGAGGTTAAAGTACGGGATATGGAAGCCATACAAATGGCGAACACCAAGATTGACGAAATCCGTACCGCCTTTACCGACTGGCTACACGCACAGAACGATGAGTTTAAAAACAGGCTGACCGACCAGTACAACGATACCTTTAATTGTTTCGTTCGCCCAAACTATGACGGAAGCCATCAGGAATTTCCGGGATTAGACCGCAAGGGAGCAGGCATTGAAGACCTGTATTCAAGTCAAAAGGACACCGTTTGGATGATAAAGCTGAACAACGGTGCTATCTGCGACCACGAAGTAGGCGCAGGAAAAACGCTGATAATGTGTACCGCAGCGCAGGAAATGAAGCGTTTGGGATTAGCCCATAAGCCGATGATTATCGGGCTGAAAGCAAATATACCTGCCATTGCCGAAGACTACCGTAAAGCCTATCCACACGCCAAAATCCTTTATCCGGGTATTGATGATTTTACGCCGAAAAAACGCCTGCGGATTTTCGGGGATATTAAAAATAATGATTGGGATTGCGTGATACTTACGCACGACCAGTTCGGAATGATACCGCAATCGCCCGAAATACAAAAGGAAATCCTCGAAATAGAACTGGACAGCGTAGAGCGCAATCTCGATGCCCTGAAATCGCAGGGCAAGGAAGTGACAAGGGGAATGCTCGCCGGGGTAATCAAGCGGAAAGAAAATCTTGAAGTAAAGCTGAAAACGCTGCAACACGATATTGAAAACCGTAAGGATGATATTGTGGACTTTAAGATGATGGGCATAGACCATTTGTTTGTGGACGAAAGCCACCAGTTCAAAAACCTGATGTTCAACACCCGTCATACACGGGTTGCCGGACTGGGGAACGTGGACGGCAGCCAAAAGGCACTGAACCTGCTGTTTGCAATCCGCACCATTCAGGAGCGTACCAATGCGGATATGGGTGCAACCTTTCTTTCGGGTACAACCATCAGCAATTCATTAACGGAATTGTACCTGCTGTTTAAATACCTGCGCCCCCGTGCATTGGAAAAACAGGGTATTCATTCCTTTGATGCGTGGGCAGCTATCTATGCACGGAAAACGACCGATTATGAATTTTCGGTAGCTAACAATATTGTAGCAAAAGAGCGTTTCCGCTACTTTATCAAAGTGCCGGAACTGGCACAGTTCTATTCTGAAATCACGGATTACAGAACGGCTAAGGATATTGGTATTGACCGCCCCACTAAGAACGAGGTATTGTACAACATACCGCCAACGCCCGACCAAGAAGCCTTTATCCAAAGCCTGATGCAGTTTGCCAAAACGGGCGATGCTACTTTACTCGGTAGAGAACCATTATCGCAAAGGGAAGAAAAAGCAAAGATGCTCATTGCGACGGACTATGCCCGTAAGATGTCGCTCGATATGCGTATGGTAAGTGGTATATACGACGACCATCCTGACAACAAGGCTTCGCATTGTGCGGTAAATATCGCCAAGTATTACAACCAGTTCAACGCACAGAAAGGAACGCAGTTCGTTTTCTCCGATTTGGGAACCTACAAGCCCGGCGAATGGAACGTGTACTCCGAAATAAAACGCAAACTCGTGGAGGACCACGGCATACCTGCGCACGAAGTAAGGTTTATTCAGGAAGCGAAAAATGATAAGCAACGTAAGGAACTTATCAACGGAATGAACGAGGGCAAAATCCGTGTACTGTTCGGTTCTACAAGTATGCTCGGAACTGGCGTAAACGCACAGAAAAGAGCTGTTGCCGTTCATCATTTAGATACACCGTGGCGACCGTCTGACCTTGCCCAAAGGGACGGGCGGGCAATCAGAAAAGGCAATGAGATTGCCAAATTCTTTGCCGATAATAAAGTTGCTGTGATTATCTATGCAGTTGAAAAATCGTTGGACAGTTACAAATTCAACCTGCTGTATAATAAGCAGCTTTTCATCGACCAGTTAAAGACTAACAACCTGACCAAAAGAACGATTGACGAGGGAAGTATGGACGAAAAATCGGGAATGAACTTTTCGGAATATGTGGCAATCCTGTCAGGAAATACAGACCTGTTGGATAAAGCCAAACTGGAAAAACAGATTGCCGGACTGGAAAGCGAAAAGCAGGCGTTCAACCGCTCTAAATCCAGTGCCAAATTTAAGGTACAGGATTATATGGAAATGTTGCAAAGCACTCAATCCCGTTTGAGCCGGATGAGTACCGACTGGGAAAACTTACAGCAACGCCTGCAAAAGCGTTCGGACGGTACAATCGAAAACCCTGTGCTGTTAGATGGCTTGCCGCCCAATGCAAATCCGAAACAAATAGGCGCAAAACTGAACGAGATTGCGAACAAAGCCCCCACGGCAGGCGACTATCGTGAAATAGGCAACCTCTACGGGTTTCAATTATTGGTTAAAACAGAACTTCCAAAGGATAATTCAACACTCGAAAGGGTCAATAGATTTTTTATAACTGGCGAGGGCAATATCAAGTACACCTACAATAACGGTCTGATGGCAAAAGACCCCGAAACCGCCGCAATGAATTTTTTAAGGGCTTTGGAAAAACTTCCGGGCTTTGTGAAGCAGGAGCAGGAGAAAATCGCTGAAATACAAAAAGACCTGCCGATACTTCAGGAAGTGGTTAACGGTACTTGGGCTAAGGAAAGTCGATTGAGTGAGCTTAAAACGGAACTGGCTGCCGTAGAAAGAAAGATACAGCTATCTATTACGCCGGAAACCAAACAAGATGCTTCGGAGCAGGCAGAAAAGCAGAATGAAGCCCCAAAGGTGCAGGAAAGCATTATACGGACAAAAGGCGTTCATTCACCTCGTGGCGTATTATAA
- a CDS encoding RteC domain-containing protein, translated as MDKFYNETYLKLETAIQELEIETDCPIKRIEAVIHHIIQSLADLKDFVLKNDFKNMEEEIHFFKYQKPVIVSKLIYYNAIYKIETRRPYGNKRTKKYFTKELKKLKRFFENNLDFYKYYRSNNSFVDEKFFVRGKHDIRLWLDTFYFEADHRFSTSHDYKVAKIIANDLIQVYLEDRLNNINVKRGSDNSLKWTASKTALTELIYALYSHGVFNNGNTDIKLIAKTFEEAFNIELGDFYHTFMELKARKINRTKFLDSLCEALIKKMDEKDEK; from the coding sequence ATGGATAAATTTTACAATGAAACATATCTTAAATTGGAAACTGCAATCCAGGAACTGGAGATTGAAACCGACTGCCCCATAAAAAGAATTGAAGCCGTTATACACCATATCATACAAAGCCTTGCCGACTTAAAGGACTTTGTACTGAAAAATGACTTTAAGAATATGGAAGAAGAAATCCATTTTTTCAAGTATCAGAAACCTGTTATTGTTTCAAAGCTCATCTACTACAATGCCATCTATAAAATCGAAACAAGAAGACCCTACGGGAACAAGCGTACCAAGAAATATTTTACCAAAGAACTGAAAAAGCTAAAAAGGTTCTTTGAAAACAACCTTGATTTTTACAAGTATTACCGCAGCAATAATTCTTTCGTTGACGAAAAATTCTTTGTGCGTGGCAAGCACGATATAAGGCTGTGGTTAGACACATTTTATTTTGAAGCAGACCATCGTTTTTCTACTTCACACGATTATAAGGTTGCCAAGATTATTGCCAATGACCTGATACAAGTTTATTTGGAAGACAGGCTCAATAACATCAATGTGAAAAGGGGTTCGGACAATTCATTGAAATGGACGGCAAGTAAAACGGCACTGACGGAACTCATATATGCACTGTACTCCCACGGTGTATTTAACAATGGGAATACAGACATAAAATTGATAGCTAAAACTTTTGAAGAAGCCTTTAATATTGAGTTAGGCGATTTTTACCACACGTTTATGGAACTGAAAGCCCGTAAGATAAACCGAACCAAATTCCTTGACAGCCTCTGTGAAGCCCTAATAAAAAAAATGGACGAAAAGGACGAAAAGTAA
- a CDS encoding multicopper oxidase family protein: protein MNRHKKIPIRILQTVLILLCTQTLFAQKVVHYDLYVKDTLVNYAGKQKRAIAVNGQIPMPTLTFTEGDTAEIVVHNQLKESTSLHWHGVFLPNKEDGVPHLTQQPIKPGTTYTYRFPIIQHGTHWYHSHSGLQEQIGMYGNFVMKKREDDKTFRKGIDDLPTVPIILSEWTNYNPNNINRMLHNANDWAAIKKGATQSYVEAIREGKFGIKVKNEWKRMLAMDVSDVYYDKILINGSNAPELKTVDGKTLKAGDKVRLRISNGGASSYFWLRYAGGKITVVANDGNDVEPVEVDRLIIAVSETYDIVVTIPDDGLSYEFLATTEDRTQSASYFIGNGIKQLISPLPRLKYFEGMKMMNDMMKMNGDLDDMGMNMSLNQMDMNVVMYPEITGEAGKKADHSKHDGMNMDNDPNRYNANALGDIVTLNYAMLKSPYNTTLPKDAPVKDVKFTLTGNMNRYVWSMDNKVLSETDKIPVKKGEILRITIHNNSMMRHPMHLHGFDFRVLNGKGENAPLKNIIDIMPMETDTLEFAANVDGDWFFHCHILYHMMSGMNRVFAVGDYQNPYLPDKAKAYKALQRESNMPHFMAQNDFATNGNDGEAMLQNARWSLGTEWRLGYNDMHGYEVETHLGRYIGKMQWLMPFIGFDWRYRKMGIDEHETNLFGQKNEKDTRRAVSLGVMYTLPMLVNFQAEVYHDGIVRLSLMREDIPISKRLRGGFMVNTDFEYMAELRYIINKNIGIRTHYDSDMGFGVGLALTY from the coding sequence ATGAACAGACATAAAAAAATACCGATAAGAATACTGCAAACGGTACTGATACTGCTTTGCACGCAGACCCTGTTTGCACAGAAAGTAGTGCATTACGATTTGTATGTAAAAGATACGCTTGTCAACTATGCAGGCAAGCAAAAAAGAGCGATTGCCGTAAACGGGCAAATCCCGATGCCTACGCTCACTTTCACCGAGGGTGATACTGCCGAAATTGTAGTACACAATCAGTTAAAGGAAAGTACATCATTGCACTGGCACGGCGTATTCCTGCCCAATAAAGAGGACGGTGTACCCCATCTTACACAACAGCCGATTAAGCCCGGTACTACCTATACCTATCGTTTCCCTATTATTCAGCACGGTACGCACTGGTATCATTCCCATTCAGGATTGCAGGAGCAGATAGGAATGTACGGCAATTTTGTAATGAAAAAACGTGAGGATGATAAGACCTTTAGGAAAGGGATTGACGATTTGCCCACTGTGCCCATCATCCTAAGCGAATGGACAAATTATAATCCCAACAACATTAACCGGATGTTGCACAATGCCAATGATTGGGCTGCCATCAAAAAAGGGGCTACGCAATCATACGTTGAAGCTATTAGAGAGGGGAAATTTGGCATAAAAGTAAAGAATGAATGGAAACGGATGCTGGCAATGGACGTAAGCGATGTGTATTATGATAAAATCCTTATTAATGGCAGCAATGCGCCGGAGCTAAAAACGGTTGATGGTAAAACCTTAAAGGCGGGGGATAAGGTGCGGCTCCGTATATCCAATGGTGGTGCATCTTCCTATTTCTGGCTGCGTTATGCCGGGGGTAAGATTACCGTGGTGGCAAATGACGGTAACGATGTGGAACCCGTTGAGGTGGACAGGTTAATCATTGCGGTTTCCGAAACATACGATATAGTAGTTACCATTCCTGACGATGGTTTGTCGTATGAGTTTTTAGCTACAACCGAGGACAGGACACAATCGGCAAGCTACTTTATAGGTAACGGCATCAAGCAGCTTATTTCTCCACTTCCACGATTGAAATATTTTGAGGGGATGAAGATGATGAACGATATGATGAAGATGAATGGCGACCTGGACGATATGGGTATGAATATGAGCCTGAACCAAATGGATATGAACGTAGTGATGTACCCGGAAATTACAGGCGAAGCAGGCAAGAAAGCAGACCACAGCAAGCACGATGGTATGAACATGGATAATGACCCCAACCGTTATAATGCAAATGCGTTGGGAGATATTGTTACCTTAAACTATGCCATGCTCAAATCTCCCTACAATACAACACTTCCCAAAGATGCGCCTGTAAAAGATGTAAAATTTACCCTTACCGGAAATATGAACCGCTACGTTTGGAGCATGGACAATAAGGTGCTTTCCGAAACGGATAAAATACCCGTTAAGAAAGGAGAAATACTGCGTATTACTATTCATAACAACTCTATGATGCGCCACCCGATGCACCTCCACGGATTTGATTTTAGGGTATTGAACGGCAAAGGTGAAAATGCACCGCTTAAAAATATCATTGATATTATGCCGATGGAAACAGACACCCTTGAATTTGCAGCAAACGTGGACGGCGACTGGTTCTTCCATTGCCATATCTTATATCACATGATGTCGGGAATGAACAGGGTGTTTGCCGTAGGCGACTACCAAAACCCATACTTACCCGATAAGGCTAAAGCCTATAAAGCATTACAGAGGGAAAGCAATATGCCCCATTTCATGGCGCAGAATGATTTTGCCACCAATGGTAATGACGGAGAGGCAATGCTCCAAAACGCAAGATGGAGCTTGGGTACAGAATGGCGTTTAGGTTACAATGATATGCACGGTTATGAAGTTGAAACCCACTTGGGGCGATATATCGGTAAAATGCAATGGCTCATGCCATTTATTGGCTTTGACTGGCGTTATCGTAAAATGGGGATAGACGAACACGAAACAAATCTGTTCGGGCAAAAGAATGAAAAAGATACACGCAGGGCTGTTAGCTTAGGTGTTATGTACACTTTGCCAATGCTTGTTAATTTTCAGGCAGAGGTATATCACGATGGTATTGTAAGGCTATCGTTGATGCGTGAGGATATTCCTATCTCGAAAAGATTAAGAGGCGGCTTTATGGTCAACACAGATTTTGAGTATATGGCAGAACTTAGATATATCATTAATAAGAATATAGGTATACGTACCCACTATGATAGCGATATGGGCTTTGGTGTGGGGCTGGCATTGACTTATTAA